In Rhinatrema bivittatum chromosome 1, aRhiBiv1.1, whole genome shotgun sequence, a single genomic region encodes these proteins:
- the LOC115098654 gene encoding olfactory receptor 1L4-like — METENHTRVTSFILSGMSDFPEYQITLFLVFLTLYLLNLLGNIVMMALIVTDPKLKTPMYFFLCNLSFVDMCFTSVTVPKLLANFLSKSKVISYPGCMAQMYFFLAIGINECFLLSAMAYDRYVAICNPLHYALEMSRKLCSLIVTGCWTISNLHSILLTLLMCRVSFCKSNIIDHFFCDLQPLLKLACSDVSTNELVMFIEGATVGMSTFLCILISYICIFSTILGIKSAEGRCKAFSTCSSHLIVVIFFFGSAFFTYYQTSSTYNQKRNWWVTVIYTVVTPMLNPFIYSLRNNDVKGALRRAIGRIIRAVQKM; from the coding sequence ATGGAAACTGAAAATCATACCAGAGTGACATCATTCATTCTCTCAGGAATGTCGGATTTTCCAGAATATCAGATCACACTCTTCTTGGTGTTTTTAACTCTGTACCTGCTTAACTTGCTAGGAAATATTGTCATGATGGCATTAATAGTCACTGACCCTAAACTTAAaacccccatgtatttcttcctctGTAACTTGTCCTTTGTGGACATGTGTTTCACCTCTGTCACTGTCCCTAAACTATTGGCCAACTTCCTTTCCAAGAGTAAAGTCATTTCTTACCCTGGCTGTATGGCACAGATGTATTTCTTTCTTGCTATCGGTATTAATGAGTGTTTTCTACTTTCAGCAATGGCATATGACCGGTATGTGGCTATTTGCAATCCTCTCCATTATGCCTTGGAGATGAGCAGGAAACTTTGTAGTCTGATTGTGACTGGTTGCTGGACAATTTCTAATCTTCATTCCATATTACTCACTTTGTTGATGTGTCGTGTGTCATTTTGCAAGTCAAATATCATTGACCACTTTTTCTGTGACCTCCAGCCATTGCTGAAGCTTGCCTGCTCTGATGTCTCCACTAATGAACTAGTAATGTTTATTGAAGGAGCCACGGTAGGAATGAGCACCTTCCTTTGCATACTCATCTCTTACATTTGCATCTTCTCCACCATACTCGGCATCAAGTCTGCTGAGGGAAGATGCAAAGCTTTCTCCACCTGTTCCTCTCACCTCATTGTGGTCATCTTTTTCTTTGGATCTGCTTTTTTTACCTATTATCAGACTTCTTCTACCTATAACCAGAAAAGGAACTGGTGGGTTACTGTGATATACACAGTTGTCACACCAATGCTAAACCCATTCATCTATAGTCTGAGAAATAATGATGTGAAAGGAGCTCTAAGACGAGCAATAGGTAGAATCATAAGAGCTGTTCAGAAAATGTAA